One stretch of Miscanthus floridulus cultivar M001 chromosome 18, ASM1932011v1, whole genome shotgun sequence DNA includes these proteins:
- the LOC136520610 gene encoding 6-phosphogluconate dehydrogenase, decarboxylating 1-like, translating into MALTRIGLAGLAVMGQNLALNIAEKGFPISVYNRTTSKVDETVQRAKAEGNLPVYGFHDPASFVNSIQKPRVVIMLVKAGAPVDQTIATLAAHLEQGDCIIDGGNEWYENTERREKAMEERGLLYLGMGVSGGEEGARNGPSLMPGGSFEAYKYIEDIVLKVAAQVPDSGPCVTYIGKGGSGNFVKMVHNGIEYGDMQLISEAYDVLKSVGKLTNSELHQVFSEWNKGELLSFLIEITADIFGIKDEQGEGYLVDKVLDKTGMKGTGKWTVQQAAELSVAAPTIEASLDSRFLSGLKDERVEASKIFQGDYSTGLPVDKAQLIEDVRQALYASKICSYAQGMNIIKAKSSEKGWGLNLGELARIWKGGCIIRAIFLDRIKKAYDRNPDLANLLVDPEFAQEIMDRQAAWRRVVCLAINNGVSTPGMSASLAYFDSYRRDRLPANLVQAQRDYFGAHTYERVDMPGSFHTEWFKIARNISKN; encoded by the coding sequence ATGGCGCTCACAAGAATTGGTCTTGCCGGCCTTGCGGTCATGGGGCAGAACCTTGCCCTCAACATTGCAGAGAAAGGCTTCCCCATCTCTGTCTACAACAGGACAACCTCCAAGGTTGATGAGACCGTGCAGCGTGCCAAGGCAGAAGGAAACCTTCCTGTGTACGGCTTCCATGACCCTGCATCCTTTGTGAACTCCATTCAGAAGCCGCGTGTCGTCATCATGCTTGTCAAGGCCGGCGCACCAGTTGACCAGACCATTGCGACGCTCGCAGCTCACTTGGAGCAGGGCGACTGTATCATTGATGGAGGGAACGAGTGGTATGAGAACACTGAGAGGAGGGAGAAGGCCATGGAGGAGCGTGGCCTCCTCTATCTTGGAATGGGTGTCTCTGGAGGAGAGGAGGGTGCCCGCAACGGACCGTCCTTGATGCCTGGAGGCTCATTTGAGGCTTACAAGTACATTGAAGACATTGTTCTCAAGGTGGCTGCTCAGGTCCCTGACAGTGGCCCATGTGTCACCTATATTGGCAAAGGTGGATCAGGCAACTTTGTCAAGATGGTTCACAATGGAATTGAGTATGGTGATATGCAGCTGATTTCTGAGGCATATGATGTTCTCAAGTCAGTCGGTAAGCTCACCAACAGTGAGCTGCACCAGGTGTTCTCCGAATGGAACAAGGGTGAGCTCCTTAGTTTCTTGATTGAGATCACGGCTGACATATTTGGCATCAAGGACGAGCAGGGTGAGGGCTACTTGGTCGACAAAGTCCTTGACAAGACCGGGATGAAAGGAACTGGGAAATGGACAGTGCAGCAGGCTGCTGAGCTATCGGTTGCTGCTCCTACAATTGAGGCTTCCTTGGACTCCAGGTTCCTGAGCGGACTGAAGGACGAGCGGGTTGAGGCTTCCAAAATCTTCCAAGGGGATTACTCCACTGGCCTACCAGTGGACAAGGCACAGCTGATCGAAGACGTGAGGCAGGCCCTCTATGCCTCCAAGATCTGCAGCTATGCTCAGGGCATGAACATCATCAAGGCCAAGAGCTCAGAGAAAGGATGGGGCCTCAACCTCGGTGAGCTAGCCAGGATCTGGAAGGGTGGATGCATCATCCGCGCCATCTTCCTTGACCGCATCAAGAAGGCCTACGATAGGAACCCCGACCTCGCCAACCTCCTCGTGGACCCTGAGTTTGCACAGGAGATCATGGACAGGCAAGCGGCATGGCGTAGGGTGGTCTGCCTTGCCATCAACAATGGCGTCAGCACCCCAGGCATGTCCGCTAGCCTGGCCTACTTCGACTCCTACCGGAGGGACAGGCTGCCTGCCAACCTGGTGCAGGCCCAAAGGGACTACTTCGGGGCTCACACCTACGAGAGGGTTGACATGCCTGGCTCTTTCCACACTGAGTGGTTCAAGATTGCGCGCAACATCTCCAAGAactga